The Henningerozyma blattae CBS 6284 chromosome 6, complete genome genomic interval AAATCATTAAAACTTatgttaatgaaaatgaatatatcaatgaatttcaaatcttACCAAACACTTCAACACCGTATGATCGATTGAAACATCTAATCTTGATTCATGGGTATGGTGCAGGTCTTGGATTTTATATCAATACGCTACAGCATTTATCAATGGATAATTGGTGTATTCATGCTGTAGACTTACCAGGGTACGGATTCTCCTCACGACTTAAATTCCCCTATGGAACTATAAACCCACGAATATACTCGAAAAAAGATGTCTTGGATTGGTTCCAAAAACGTCTTAAAACTTGGTTCCATAAAAAGGGGTTACTTGCCCACCCAGAAAATAATCTAGTCACAGCTCATTCCATGGGCGCTTATATCATGTGCCATTACTTGAACAACCATCCTTCGGATTTCCGAAAGATTATCATGTGTTCTCCAGCAGGCTTTTATCCCGCCAGTAACCCGCTGACCAATATTCCCCTTTGGTACACGTACTTGTGGGATCGTAATTATTCACCATTTTCCTTGGTTCGAATCTCGGGCCCCCTCGGATCTAAATTGACTAGTGGTTGGTCGTATTCTCGGTTTTTCCATTCAAATCAAACAATCTCTAATGAATTAAGCTTGGCTTTACATACTTATGCTTAttccattttcaatttaccTGGATCCGGAGAGTATTCCCTAAGCCACATTCTTAAAGCCGGCGGAGATCCTCGTACGCCTTTACAAGAAGAATTCTTTACATGTCAATCTACAACAAACAATGGAATTCGCAGAAGCAATGTGGAATATTCTTGGCTTTACGGTCAATCCGATTGGATCAATAAAACTGGTGGGTTCAAGATTTCCCAGTTTTTAAACTCTTTGAATAAGAAATCAAACGTCTTCATTGCTCCAAACTCCGGCCATCACTTATACTTCGATAATTATATGTGGTTCAATTCCTACTTAGCTAAAGAAATGACTCTGTTCAACTGACTCTGTTCAACTGACTCTGCTTGCCACTATTGCACTTTTGTActttttcttatatattcttttgtatttattcATTCTAAAATGACTCATGCTATGCATTGTATTTTaacataattttttatttttttgccTTTCCCTCTTAACCGTACCAAACGATAGTGTCTCGCGTTTaaagtataaaaaaaataatgaaaaaaaaaatgtaaaaaaaaatcgatGCAAAAACCATTCATCACATACACACTCTCTTTCTCATCAGAAAAAGCCCCATTCGTAATATAATGTCtactatatatatcaaTGATACCATTGGTGTCGACGAACCTACTCAATCAGGTTCCAAAGACGCTCCATTCAAGACCCCAGCTTTTGCATTATTCCAAAGCATTGACTCGGCCACTGAACCAAAATTGTTCGTCTTTAAAACTGATGATTACGAAGAAATCTCTGCATCTGCTTTGAAGAAAGCTCGTAAAGGTTGCGAAggtttaaagaaaaaagccATCAAGCTAAAAGAACAagaattgaagaaaaaggaAGAAGCGGTTGCCAAACAATTGTCCAACTTAAACATCACTATCGAACAAGATACTTCTTTACCTCCAGCCAAGAAAGTCAAAATCGATCAATCTTATAAACTTGTCGGTGAAAGAGTTAAAGTCTCTGGTTGGATCCATAGATTACGTTC includes:
- the CLD1 gene encoding carboxylic ester hydrolase (similar to Saccharomyces cerevisiae YGR110W; ancestral locus Anc_3.454), which gives rise to MLHFRGTIGFRKTLGIRRTLTHDAPSSSSASRLPSASASATLKPSTAPKAASLPQILRNLPRLFPRSMTDSIRDYSQFKTNPEFFQDRLLSQLSFYPSLYNNNSNDTSGNDDPRQGQIIKTYVNENEYINEFQILPNTSTPYDRLKHLILIHGYGAGLGFYINTLQHLSMDNWCIHAVDLPGYGFSSRLKFPYGTINPRIYSKKDVLDWFQKRLKTWFHKKGLLAHPENNLVTAHSMGAYIMCHYLNNHPSDFRKIIMCSPAGFYPASNPLTNIPLWYTYLWDRNYSPFSLVRISGPLGSKLTSGWSYSRFFHSNQTISNELSLALHTYAYSIFNLPGSGEYSLSHILKAGGDPRTPLQEEFFTCQSTTNNGIRRSNVEYSWLYGQSDWINKTGGFKISQFLNSLNKKSNVFIAPNSGHHLYFDNYMWFNSYLAKEMTLFN